The stretch of DNA CTATTGATTCTATCATTACTTCAAATATATTGTCCTTTTCTAAAAGACCTATATATTCAAGTGTATGTAAGAGTATATCAATAAAATAAGGAATGAAAAAAAGAAAATCTTTAGAATCAAAAGTTTCTTTTCCAGATTTATGATATTTTATATATAAAAAGAAAAAAGTAATGATAAGTGTGTCATGAAAGACAAACCAATCAGTATTATGCATGAAGAGATTATAGTTGTCATCACCAATGGTGTGAAGCAATACGGAAATTATACATCCTAATAATAGCCAGAAATTGGGTTTTTTATAATTATTTCTATGTTTGAAAAGAATAAATAATAAAAAAATACCTTGCAACAAGGCTATTATTTGAATGGTTTTTAACATTAAAAAGTATTTTGTACTAAAAATGTAAAAATAATTGAATTATTTTGATAGACCAAATAATCTGTTTTACTCTATGAAACAGTATAGTTCGTTAATAAAAGAACGTGTCCATTATTTTTTTGATTCTAACATTACAGAAGCTTCCATGACAATCATTCTTGCATTGGAATCGTATTGGTGAACAATATTCTTTAATGTATTTAATCGATTACGATCTACAACAACAAAAAGTAAGTGTTTATATTCTTTTAATTCTAAATCTTGCCCTTTTACCAATGTTCCAGATATTTTTAGTGTTTGATTGAGCATAATGCTTAAATCACTTAAATTTTTAAAAGAAGCAATATGAACAATTTTTTGTCTTGGGTTTCCTGTTAAAATAGTGTCAATTAATTTAGAAGTTGCATAAATACTAATTAAACTCCATAGAGCCAACTCAATACTTTTAAAAACATATCCTGCAGCAAAAACAACAATTGCATCGAAAAATAAAATAACGGTACCTGTTTTTAAATCAAAACGAGAAGTAACCAATTTAGCAATAATTGTTGCTCCACCGGCAGATCCTCCACCTTTAAAAATAAAACCAATTCCTAAACCTACTAAAATACCACCATATAGGGTAGCAAGCATTAAGTTATGACTCAAATTAGGAAGTTGAATAATCTCAGCTAAAAAATCAACAAATAGAGTAATTAGAATAATACTGATAATTGATTTTATAGCAAAAATTCTTCCTAAGTACTTTAAACTGATTAGAAGTAACGGTAAATTGATTAATGACATTAAAATACCCGTAGGTAAATTTAAAAGATGGTGAAAAATAATAGCAAGACCAGCTGTTCCTCCCGTTGCAATTTTATTAGGAACTAAAAAACCTACGACACCAAGAGCACATAAGAAACTTCCTAATGTAATAAAGGTATAATTAATAATTTCAAATTTAAGTTTAGATGATATCATTTCTAAAAGTTATCTGTTTAGTGTTTAGGATATTTAAAATACGAAGATGTAAAGGTAAACATCATATAAATATTTGTAAAATATTTCTTCATGACATTTTTAAGGATTTCTTTGTAATGAGAATTTTTCTAAAAGCAGGAGGAATCTTTTTTGTTGTATTTTAGGGCTTCTTTTTACGTTTTTTACTTGCTTTTGCTAAAGGGTTAAAATCTAGGCATTTTTGAATCCAAAATTCCAAATCTTGATCTGTATCAAATCCATCAGGATTGATAAATACAAAGTTTTTCATGGGACGTCCAGTAAAATCCATAGGTAAGCATCCTTTCAAAGTAAGGGCTTTTTCATAAAAAAGACCTCCAACACGAGCCATTAATAAGCTGTCACCGTATTTTTTATCAATATGAGTTCCACAACACATTTTATCATCAACCATAAAACATAAACCACCCATCATCTTCTTTTCTATAAAAGATACCTTTTTCTCAAGTAATATATTTCGAATTCTATCAACTAAATATTCATCGTATGCCATAGTCGTCTTTTTAATCTAAATATAGTGATTGTACATTAAATAGTAAAAGTTTAAGATGTTTATGGTTGATTTATTTATAGTGAATGAATACATTAACCTGATCCATATATGAACTATTACAAATCAAAAAATCCTTGAAGCTATTATATATAAATGGTTTCAAGGATTTTAGTAGTGAGAGTAAGACTCGAACCTGTGACCTTCGAATTACGAGAACAAATTTGAAATCTTTAAACAAGAATTAATCTCATTAAATATTTTAGTGAATTTGATTGTTTTTTCTATGAATAATTATTTAACCTTTTTACTGAAATTCTTTATCGCTTCACAGAAATTATTGGGCTGTCAATGGATTCTTTTTTAATTAAATAAATAAGGTTTATTTCTTTGAGTCAAAATTAAACAGATGAAAATATTTAGTATTCATTTAATCATTCAACATATGAAACAATTTTACTTTGTGTCTGCTATTTTGTTGCTACTTACTTCTTGTAATAACAAGGAAGAATATGTTCCTGTACAAGGAAAATGGATTAAGGGTACAGAACAGGAGCAAATGAAAACTTTAGAAACTCAATTAAGAGGTTTAGATATGGCTATGGTAGAAATAGGATATCGTTACCAAGAATTATATTGGGCTGGACAAGATGAACATTGGGAATTTGCAGATTATCAACTTAAAAAAATTGAAAAAGCACTTAAATTAGGTTTGCAACGTCGTCCAAATAGAGCGCCAACAGCAGAGCATTTTTTAAATTTTGTAATCCCAGAAGTCAAAAAAACTATTGCAGCAAAAAATAAAAAAACCTTTAATAAAAAGTTTGATATGATGAGACAAAACTGTACTGCTTGTCACGCTGCTGGAAGAGAAGAAAGTTATCCGTCTTTTAAAGTAAAAATTCCAACAGAAAGGCAATCTCCAATTATTAAGTAGGAACTTTACTCATTACACTTATTTGTTTTACATAGAATACTAAAAAAGGGCTTCAATTTATTGAAACCCTTTTTTTCCTAGTAGCGGGAGCAGGACTCTAGAAATATGTCTAATTTACTCATTTTAATGTGTTTATGATAAAGATCAATATGCTGTATCCCTAAAAGTATGCCTTTTGGGATATGCTATATATTTAAATATTCTTTACTACGTAAAGTTAAAGTATTAGATTTTAAATGATACTGTAGTATCAAATACTTTTTAGGATCAGTCCATATTTTTTCTAAAATAGTTGATTTCTTATTATATTTTAAAATTTGTCTACCATATTTTTTTTCGAGTATTCCAGAGAGGTCAATAAATTGCTGTATGGTTTTTTTGGGTTTAAATCTAATTTCTACCTTATGCAATATATCCCAACTGAATGATAAAATAATTCCTTGAACTGATATACCAAATAGTTCTGTGATATCCCTCTTGAAATATATGTAGTCATCATAAGGTACATTAAATTCTGAGTTTATTGGCTCTAAGTCAAATTCCCAATACTCATAATGCATTCCTATTAGAAAAGGAATAAAATCTATTTTCATAATCTTTAGGTATAAAAAAACCACTCATTTTGGAGTGGTTTAATGTTTTGTTTTTAATATTACTTGCTTCATAGTGTTTTCTTAGTACTTTTTCATAAAATGACTGTTTTAACAGGTTAATTCTACTATAATATTATTTTTTTCTAGAAGTACTAAACCATTTTATAACTAACTTTTCATTTTTTATGGATTCATAATATTTCAAAAATACAGGTTCATAATAATTATATTTTTCAGCTAGTTCCATATAGTTTTCCCTTGAACTAGAATGAAAAAAATCCAACCATGCTTGATATAATTTTGAATTTATTATCTGTTGATAATAGACTTCATAATTTGAAGCCCAAACTTCTAAATCATTCAATTTATTATTATTAATTAGGGATTTTAATTCTTCTAATATTCTTTTTAGCTTTACTTTCCCTAATAAATCCATTTTATTTTGATCTAAGATCAATAAATAGGTGCTTTTAGCCTTAACATATTCTTTCAGTTTTTCAAGGTTCTCCCTATAGTATAGCTCATTTACCATTATTTTATTGAATTCAACATTATATTTAAAAATATCTGGTTGGATTTGAATTACGGTATTATGATATTTTAATTTAAGGTCTGATTCTACTATGCAATATTCTGTAGAATATTTATCAACCCAATAAAATAAAGCGTTGTTATTATCTTTGTTTGCATTGTAATAATCCAAAAGGGACTTAAAATATAACTCTTTATCACTTAGTACTACCAATTTTTGTACTTTCCAATAAATTTCAATAAAAACATTATGGTTACTAATTAATATGCTTTCAGGGATATTTTCCGTAATTATTGATTTGTATAATTTTTCATAAGAATCAAGCCAATTTTTTAAATCTAAAATACTGATATCAGAGCTTGATAATTTTAGAAGTTTTTCAATACTTTTAATTATCATTTTATTCTATTGGTCAGTCTTAAAGATTCAAGTAGTAACATTAACTTTCCTTCTCTTAATTTGACAATCAGTTTATCTTTATTAATAGAAGAAGGATTATTTTTTAATATTTTAATTTCTTTACGTACTTTTTTTACAACTGTTGTAGAACTATAGTATAAAGAATCAAATAATTGATGATATTTTAAAGCATATTGAAAATCTTTTTTATCAATAGTGACTTCATTAAAATCATTACTATTATTTATAATTAAATAAATATCCCCTTTTCTATTAATATTCAATAATAATCTTGAGCCTACCCATTCATTTTGATCAACCCATTTCATAACAGCTTTTTCATCATTTAATATAAGTTCATATTTTTTTAATTCTTCTTTGAAGAAAGTCTGTTTATGATGTATTATGACTATTTCATGTAATTTATAATACAACTCAATAAATGCACATTCATTTTCTCTAGAAATACATCCACATTCTATAATATGAATTTGACTTGAGATTAAACTATTTTTCCATTTACTACATTTAGATATTTCAATTGATTTTTTAAATAATGGCTCACTTTCAATTAACCATTTTTTTATAATTGAAATTTTCAAAGGTTTATTCCGAATTAATATTTGATTAAGATCTAAGATAATTTAAGAGGATTATTTTCAATAAATTTATAAAAAATATAAGTGCAAATTTTTACTACAATTATTAAATTGAGATTAACATTCTTTTATATAAAATCATTTATTGTTAGTGTAATTATAATATAAATTACTCAATATTTCTAATGAATAAAATGATTTCTTTGATATTGAATTATAAAGAACATTTTCCTCTTCTATATTTTCAATTTGAAAAATATAAGTAGTAGTAGCCCCTTGATATATTTTTTTTATACCATTAGAATTTACGTCAGATTTAATAAGTTTGGGTTTAAATGATTTTACTTTATTAAGATATTCAAGATATTTCCTTTTTTCATGTATTTGTACAGAAACTTGATTCGAAGTGGAATTACTATTTTCCCAAAAGTACGTTATAAAAGATTCAGCTTTATCATTATATTCACTTTTATTGTATGTAAAAGTAATTCTGTTTAAAAAGTTTGGATTGTTCTTACTGCTATAATATTCCCATCCTTTATTAATTAATTTTTCTTCAAGTTCTACTACACTTAATTTTCTTAAAGCTATTAATTCATTAGCAGTTAAATTCTGAGCAATAATTATAGAATTAATCATTATTGCAAATAATATAAAATATTTTTTATCCATAATAATTTGATTTTATTTATACTGTATGAAATTTTTATTTTAGAAATTAATTTTAGAATTATTCTTTACCCTATTACTAAAATCTTTTGCTATAAAATGCTGTTGTTCTTGATTTATTTCATTGGTATTTGAATAATAAAATGAAAAATCTGTTTTAATCTCCATCAAGTTTTCATAGTATTTTAAATAAAGTGTATTCTTTCTATATATAAATTGAACATAACTGATTTTACCTAATGATTTTTTAATTAAATAATGTTCTCTAGCATCCTTAGATTCAAATTCTGCTTCTCCTCCAAATAGATATTCATTAATACCACTAACTATGATTGGATAAGTATGAATAAATGGATTAGAATTTAATTCTGAACTTTCAGTTCTTGTTTTTGAAAGAAAATAAATTACAATAATAACTACTAAGATCAATAATAACCACATAACATTTTATTTTTCTACAAATTTAAAACTTGCCATATATGGCATTTAATTAAACAAATATAAGCATTTTCTTGACTTGTCAAATATGTCAAGTATGAGAAAAGAGGATTTATTAAAAACTTTAGGAAAGAATATTCAAGATATAAGACTTAAAAAAGGTTTAACTCAAGTAGATTTAGTTGGAAAAATGGAAGGGGATATTGATACTACAAATATTTCTAGAATTGAATCAGGAAGAACAAATCCTACTATTTTTACACTTTATAGAATTGCTAATGCATTAGAAATTTCTTTATCTGAGTTAATTAAAATATAATCTTTTGAGAACTAAAATTCGCTATAATAAAATATAAAAGATTATTTCAAGGGTACAAATAAAGTAAATATTCAAGGATATATTTGAGTAACACATATAGCTTATTTTAATTTTTATAATAGTTATACTACTGTAATAACTCTTTATCAGCAAAACTAAAATATCCATTATTGGAAATAATGAGATGATCTAGGAGTTTTAAATCAAGATAATTACATGCCTTTTGTAATTTTTCAGTTATATCTCTATCTCGAATGCTTGGATTTAAATTTCCAGATGGATGATTATGAATTAAAATAATTCCATGAGAATTGGTTTTTAATGCTATTGCTACAATAATTTTTATATCAACAATACATCCTGTAGTTCCTCCTTTAGCTAAATCCACTGTTCCTAAAACCTTGTTTGACTTATTTAAAAGTAACAATTTAACTTCTTCTTGATATTCAATTATATCTTTATTCCATTTAGATAAAATCAAATCATACACATCATTACTATTTCTAATTACAACATTCTCTTGTGCTTTTGATTTATAACTTATTTCAATTTCTGATACATTCATGATAATTTAATTTTCAAACATTACTACATAAAACCTCATTTATAGACAGTCTTAGGAAAAATTGCACGTCTACTTTTTGTACTCATATAATATATAAGTTTGAAAAGTAGACGTACTTAATTTACATAAACTGTTCTTCTAGTTGTTGAACTCCATTTTTAGAGAAAACAGGACTATTATCTAATAATTCAGCTACAGCTTGATCTTCTTTTGTTAAAGCAGACTCATTAGGAGAATAACCCCAACGATGAGAAAGAATAATTTCTTCTCCTGTTTCCTTTATTGTATAGCTATAGGGCTCTACCTCTTGTTTTAGAATACTACCCTGCATTTCTGTACCTATTAGGGTTTGGCAAGTAATTTCATCAAAGGTTGAAGTAATGAAAGCTTTTTTAGCTGTAGCATAAAATTGTCCTGTTTCTTTGCTTTGAACCATCTCAATTCCTCCTTGAATTTCTAAAAGATGAAAAATTGTACCATCTTCTCTTTCCTTTTGTTTGTAACCAACAATTCTAACCATAATAATAAATTTTAAGTTGATGATGATCATTTCAATAACTCTACTAAATCAATATAATTGCTACTTT from Flavobacteriaceae bacterium UJ101 encodes:
- a CDS encoding UPF0758 protein (Belongs to the UPF0758 family.) — encoded protein: MNVSEIEISYKSKAQENVVIRNSNDVYDLILSKWNKDIIEYQEEVKLLLLNKSNKVLGTVDLAKGGTTGCIVDIKIIVAIALKTNSHGIILIHNHPSGNLNPSIRDRDITEKLQKACNYLDLKLLDHLIISNNGYFSFADKELLQ
- a CDS encoding UPF0750 membrane protein YitE (Belongs to the UPF0750 family.), whose amino-acid sequence is MISSKLKFEIINYTFITLGSFLCALGVVGFLVPNKIATGGTAGLAIIFHHLLNLPTGILMSLINLPLLLISLKYLGRIFAIKSIISIILITLFVDFLAEIIQLPNLSHNLMLATLYGGILVGLGIGFIFKGGGSAGGATIIAKLVTSRFDLKTGTVILFFDAIVVFAAGYVFKSIELALWSLISIYATSKLIDTILTGNPRQKIVHIASFKNLSDLSIMLNQTLKISGTLVKGQDLELKEYKHLLFVVVDRNRLNTLKNIVHQYDSNARMIVMEASVMLESKK